The following are encoded in a window of Castanea sativa cultivar Marrone di Chiusa Pesio chromosome 9, ASM4071231v1 genomic DNA:
- the LOC142611446 gene encoding uncharacterized protein LOC142611446, whose protein sequence is MSTAKLLKTLNKVIPSNPTLISNHEIAEKLAKTLVSSGLKPLQATPSLLSNLNSHIIHLVLSNPHVPPPSCLSFFKFLQKNQSLTPQKPDLRAHVTLVWRLYGARKFAEMKNILNCIVADDNLRCPVSIIVSLIEEDGFSEPKFVGKLCDMLMRVYSDNRMFEEAIGVFDYMEKNGFEIEERSCFVLLLALKRCDRVELCFEFFRRMVESGVEITVYAMTSVIDGLCRRGEVERGRELMAEIVGRGIKPNVITYNTFMNAYVERKDFGGVNEMLSMMERDQVAYNVVTYTILIEWYASCGKIEEAERLFEEMCKKGIKADVHVYTSIISWNCRLGNMKRAFVLFDELTERDLVPNVHTYGALINGSCKAGQMEAAEILVNEMQSKGLDLNQVVFNTLMDGYCKRGMINEALRLKGVMENKGLEADAFTYNIIAGGLCKLNRHEEAKTLLFTMVERGVAPNTVTLTTLIDIYCKEGNFVEAKRVFSEMEKKGVKPNTVTYNALIDGYIKKGKMKEAHWLKDEMEDKGIMLDAYTYTSLIHGESVHGKVDKALKLFDEMSWKGLVRTVVTYTAVISGLSKEGRSDEAFRFYDEMMKLGLTPDDRVYSSLVSSLHTARP, encoded by the coding sequence ATGTCGACCGCAAAGCTCTTGAAAACCTTAAACAAAGTCATCCCCTCAAACCCCACTTTGATATCGAACCATGAAATTGCTGAAAAGCTAGCTAAAACCCTTGTGAGCTCGGGCCTTAAACCCCTTCAAGCCACACCATCCCTGCTCTCCAATCTCAATTCCCACATAATCCACCTTGTTCTCTCAAACCCACATGTCCCACCTCCTTCTTGCTTgagtttcttcaaatttttgcaaaaaaatcaatctttgaCTCCACAAAAACCCGATCTTCGAGCCCATGTAACTCTTGTTTGGAGGTTATATGGGGCTCGAAAGTTTGCTGAAATGAAGAATATATTAAATTGTATTGTGGCTGATGATAATCTCCGGTGCCCGGTTTCAATTATTGTTTCGTTGATTGAGGAGGATGGGTTTAGTGAGCCTAAATTTGTTGGGAAACTGTGTGATATGCTAATGAGGGTTTACTCAGATAATAGAATGTTTGAAGAGGCTATTGGGGTGTTTGATTATATGGAGAAGAATGGGTTTGAGATTGAGGAAAGGTCTTGCTTTGTGCTTTTGCTTGCCTTGAAGAGGTGTGATAGGGTGGAGTTGTGTTTCGAGTTCTTTCGTCGAATGGTTGAGTCGGGTGTTGAGATTACAGTTTATGCAATGACTAGTGTGATTGATGGGTTGTGCAGGAGAGGAGAGGTTGAAAGGGGTAGGGAGTTGATGGCTGAAATTGTTGGTAGAGGGATTAAGCCCAATGTGATCACTTACAACACATTTATGAATGCATATGTTGAAAGAAAGGATTTTGGGGGTGTGAATGAGATGTTGAGCATGATGGAGAGGGATCAAGTGGCTTACAATGTAGTAACTTATACAATTTTGATTGAATGGTATGCGAGTTGTGGCAAGATTGAAGAGGCGGAGAGGTTGTTTGAGGAAATGTGTAAGAAAGGGATAAAAGCAGATGTTCATGTTTATACTTCAATTATCAGTTGGAATTGTAGATTAGGAAATATGAAAAGGGCATTTGTGTTGTTTGATGAATTAACTGAGAGAGACCTTGTTCCTAATGTGCATACTTATGGCGCTCTAATTAATGGTTCATGCAAGGCGGGGCAGATGGAAGCGGCGGAAATCTTGGTAAATGAGATGCAAAGCAAAGGACTTGACCTGAATCAAGTGGTATTTAATACATTGATGGATGGGTATTGCAAAAGGGGGATGATAAATGAAGCTCTAAGATTGAAGGGTGTCATGGAAAATAAAGGACTTGAGGCTGATGCATTTACTTATAACATAATTGCTGGAGGGTTGTGTAAATTGAATCGGCATGAGGAAGCAAAAACATTGTTATTCACAATGGTAGAAAGGGGTGTGGCTCCAAATACAGTGACTTTGACTACCTTGATTGACATATATTGCAAAGAAGGAAACTTTGTAGAGGCAAAGAGGGTGTTCAGTGAGATGGAAAAGAAGGGAGTGAAACCAAATACAGTTACATACAATGCTTTGATTGATGGGTATATCAAGAAAGGAAAGATGAAAGAAGCTCATTGGCTAAAAGATGAGATGGAAGATAAGGGTATAATGCTGGACGCATATACATACACATCTCTTATACATGGGGAAAGTGTTCATGGGAAGGTAGATAAGGCACTAAAACTGTTTGATGAAATGTCTTGGAAGGGTTTAGTTCGGACTGTAGTCACTTACACAGCAGTGATCTCAGGCTTATCTAAGGAGGGGAGATCAGATGAAGCTTTTAGATTTTATGATGAGATGATGAAGTTGGGCCTTACACCTGATGATAGAGTATATTCTTCACTTGTGAGCAGCCTTCATACTGCCAGGCCTTAG